From Zavarzinella sp., one genomic window encodes:
- a CDS encoding alpha/beta fold hydrolase, with the protein MVADYPFQSHWLQVQENTRLHYLDEGNGPPVLLLHGNPTWSYYYRKLVSALRDRFRCIVPDHVGCGYSDKPGLDRYSYRLQDRIDNLEQLVDHLNISQPIHLIVHDWGGMIGFGWARTQTERIASITVLNSAAFPLPKTKRLPFRLWLGRNTWLGKWLIRSRNVFCKHALQVGAKRRKMSPEEQAAYLLPYDSWDNRVAVWKFVQTIPLSANDEGWDIVQETMGSLKNYHQTPAMIHWGALDFVFDKHFLTEWKVHLPNCNITMYSDCGHYILEDAGETIIPAVRDFLIKNSSMS; encoded by the coding sequence GTGGTAGCAGATTACCCGTTTCAATCGCATTGGCTTCAAGTTCAGGAAAACACTCGGCTTCATTATCTCGATGAGGGTAATGGCCCACCGGTGTTGCTGCTGCACGGCAATCCCACCTGGTCGTATTATTATAGAAAGCTGGTGAGTGCACTACGGGATCGCTTTCGTTGTATAGTTCCCGATCATGTCGGTTGTGGATATTCAGATAAGCCCGGTTTGGACCGCTATTCTTATCGCTTGCAAGATCGCATCGATAATCTGGAACAGTTGGTCGATCATCTGAATATTTCGCAGCCGATCCATTTGATCGTCCATGATTGGGGTGGAATGATTGGTTTTGGCTGGGCACGCACCCAGACAGAACGGATCGCCAGCATCACGGTGCTGAATTCCGCAGCTTTCCCATTGCCGAAAACCAAACGCCTGCCTTTTCGATTGTGGCTGGGAAGAAATACTTGGCTTGGCAAATGGTTGATACGTTCTCGTAACGTGTTCTGCAAACATGCACTTCAGGTGGGCGCCAAACGTCGGAAAATGTCTCCCGAAGAACAAGCCGCGTATTTGTTGCCTTACGATTCGTGGGACAATCGCGTTGCTGTTTGGAAATTTGTGCAGACGATTCCTCTTTCTGCAAACGATGAAGGCTGGGACATCGTTCAGGAAACGATGGGATCATTAAAGAATTATCATCAAACTCCCGCAATGATTCATTGGGGGGCGCTTGATTTTGTTTTTGACAAGCACTTCCTGACCGAATGGAAAGTGCATCTGCCAAATTGCAATATTACGATGTATTCTGATTGTGGACACTACATTCTGGAAGATGCGGGAGAAACCATCATCCCCGCTGTGCGTGATTTTCTCATCAAAAATTCATCAATGTCATGA
- a CDS encoding fatty acid CoA ligase family protein — protein sequence MILNVASHLDLLASAQPQRTALITTIHQYQHVDQEVVTFAELADRTSFAAHFLQQTGIHRGMHVAVMIPPSLDFFVTTFALFRIGAVPVLIDPGMGLKNLGKCLTEAMPEALIGIPKAHIARKLFRWAKRTIKITISTRKSWFARHFYPAFQKQSVANIPCIEPNSDEIAAILFTSGSTGVAKGVVYTHGMFANQVEMIKQLFGIEPGEVDLCTFPLFALFGPALGMTSVIPDMNPTRPAEANPAKLVAEIREFGVSNMFGSPALLNTLSIYCEQRGIKLHTLRRIISAGAPVSSRVLERMSKALAPDVEIFTPYGATESLPVACIGSLEILEQTKALTEQGRGVCIGRPVPGMRVEIIPIHDEPQPGFRLDQVLPQDEIGEIVVNGPVVSQCYFGREQANQLAKMQDDAGNCWHRMGDVGYFDAQGRLWFCGRKSHRVVLENRTLFTIPVEAVFNTHPKVFRTALVGIQKNGTTIPVLCVELLKDFSYSVPLWSKVVSDLKDISLKFTHTAGVEHFLYHKGFPVDIRHNAKIFREKLAVWAARVLR from the coding sequence ATGATTTTGAACGTCGCCAGCCACCTCGACCTGCTTGCCAGTGCCCAACCTCAACGGACCGCACTGATTACCACCATTCACCAGTACCAGCATGTGGATCAGGAAGTTGTCACCTTCGCCGAGTTGGCAGATCGAACAAGTTTTGCAGCCCATTTTTTGCAACAAACTGGTATTCACCGCGGCATGCACGTTGCGGTGATGATTCCCCCTTCGCTTGATTTTTTTGTAACCACGTTTGCCCTGTTTCGCATTGGTGCGGTGCCAGTGTTGATCGATCCTGGCATGGGGCTGAAAAATCTAGGAAAGTGTCTTACAGAAGCGATGCCTGAAGCGTTGATTGGTATTCCTAAAGCGCACATTGCCAGAAAATTGTTCCGTTGGGCGAAACGAACAATCAAGATCACCATCAGCACCAGGAAATCATGGTTTGCTAGGCACTTTTACCCAGCTTTTCAGAAACAATCTGTTGCTAACATACCGTGTATCGAACCGAATTCAGACGAAATTGCGGCGATTCTCTTTACAAGTGGCAGTACCGGGGTAGCGAAAGGAGTTGTTTACACCCACGGGATGTTTGCGAATCAGGTGGAAATGATCAAACAATTGTTTGGTATTGAACCTGGGGAAGTCGATTTGTGCACTTTTCCACTGTTTGCACTTTTCGGACCTGCATTAGGGATGACCAGTGTGATTCCAGACATGAATCCCACTCGTCCTGCAGAGGCAAACCCTGCCAAACTGGTGGCAGAAATCCGCGAATTTGGCGTTTCGAACATGTTCGGTTCACCTGCTCTGCTGAATACGCTCAGTATCTACTGTGAACAACGCGGGATCAAACTCCATACTCTGCGCCGAATTATTTCTGCAGGGGCCCCGGTTTCCAGTCGCGTACTGGAACGGATGAGCAAAGCATTGGCACCTGATGTGGAAATCTTCACTCCCTATGGTGCCACAGAAAGCCTGCCTGTCGCTTGTATTGGCAGTCTGGAAATCCTTGAACAAACCAAGGCACTTACGGAACAAGGCCGCGGGGTGTGTATTGGCAGGCCGGTACCAGGGATGCGGGTAGAAATAATCCCTATCCATGATGAGCCACAACCTGGGTTTCGCCTGGATCAGGTGCTGCCACAAGATGAAATCGGAGAAATTGTCGTGAATGGCCCGGTCGTTTCGCAATGCTATTTTGGTCGTGAGCAGGCCAATCAACTTGCCAAAATGCAGGACGACGCTGGAAATTGCTGGCACCGTATGGGCGATGTTGGTTATTTTGATGCTCAGGGCAGATTATGGTTCTGTGGGCGAAAATCTCATCGGGTGGTGCTGGAAAACCGAACACTATTTACCATCCCGGTCGAAGCGGTTTTCAATACTCACCCGAAGGTATTCCGAACTGCACTGGTGGGCATACAAAAGAATGGAACCACGATCCCAGTGCTGTGCGTCGAACTTCTTAAAGATTTTTCATACTCTGTTCCATTATGGTCAAAGGTAGTCTCCGATCTGAAGGACATTTCATTAAAATTTACTCATACTGCAGGTGTTGAGCACTTTTTGTACCACAAGGGATTTCCAGTTGATATTCGCCACAATGCCAAAATCTTTCGTGAAAAACTGGCAGTCTGGGCCGCACGGGTGCTGCGATGA
- a CDS encoding NAD-dependent epimerase/dehydratase family protein has product MKRVLVTGGGGFLGKAIIRQLLPLGCDVRSYSRGSYPELTAIGVEHFSGDLTDHSTLLTAMQGCDTVFHVAAKAGIWGSKKSYYQTNFVGTQQVFQAAQKASVGKFIFTSSPSVSFSGTNQDGVSETTEYPKKYLAWYPWSKALAEQYVLEHNCMAMPTVALRPHLIWGPGDPHLIPSLISKAKKGKLRQIGKIDCLVDTTYVDNAAMAHIRAAEKLSFAAPHSGKAYYISQNQPEPLWQFINKVLKLAAIPPVTRTVPVWLAYSAGTVFELIYGMIGRKSEPPMTRFVARQLSTSHWFRLENAMNDFGYSPTITTEVGLVRLQQWFHESTPTD; this is encoded by the coding sequence ATGAAACGAGTATTAGTTACGGGTGGGGGTGGGTTTCTTGGCAAGGCAATTATCCGACAACTGCTCCCACTGGGTTGTGATGTAAGATCTTACTCCCGCGGTAGTTATCCTGAATTAACCGCAATTGGCGTGGAACACTTTTCTGGTGATCTGACCGATCATTCCACTCTTCTAACAGCGATGCAGGGTTGCGACACCGTTTTTCATGTAGCAGCGAAAGCTGGCATCTGGGGCAGCAAGAAATCGTATTATCAAACTAACTTTGTCGGCACCCAACAGGTTTTCCAGGCAGCACAGAAGGCTAGCGTGGGGAAATTTATCTTTACCAGCTCGCCAAGTGTCAGTTTTTCTGGTACAAATCAGGACGGAGTTTCAGAAACTACGGAGTATCCCAAAAAGTATCTGGCATGGTATCCCTGGTCGAAAGCGTTAGCAGAACAATATGTTCTGGAACACAACTGTATGGCGATGCCGACAGTCGCTTTACGCCCCCACCTTATTTGGGGGCCAGGCGATCCCCATTTGATCCCGAGCTTAATCTCCAAAGCGAAAAAAGGAAAACTGCGTCAGATAGGCAAGATTGATTGTTTAGTGGATACTACGTATGTGGATAACGCTGCAATGGCCCATATTCGTGCGGCGGAAAAATTGAGTTTTGCCGCACCCCACTCCGGGAAAGCATATTACATTTCGCAGAATCAGCCAGAACCGTTGTGGCAATTTATTAACAAAGTATTAAAATTGGCTGCAATCCCACCTGTAACAAGAACTGTCCCAGTATGGCTTGCGTATTCTGCCGGGACGGTTTTTGAGTTGATTTATGGCATGATCGGCCGTAAGTCAGAACCACCAATGACCAGATTTGTTGCTCGCCAACTCAGTACTTCCCACTGGTTTCGACTTGAAAATGCAATGAATGACTTTGGCTATTCTCCCACCATCACTACGGAAGTGGGGCTAGTTCGCTTGCAACAGTGGTTCCATGAGTCCACTCCCACCGATTGA
- a CDS encoding glucuronate isomerase, with amino-acid sequence MTSSQLQQDLYSGLCEIPLIDPHSHIEPLSPVSSTIDDILGYHYYTELSHSAGMPQDYLAKDFPKAERVARLLEYLPRIDNTAQYSWFVEIAEVFLGLSKDQIGADNAATVFQTSVERFQHKDWEKTVFQKTNLEKIFLTNEFDDPLAGFDPQVYVPCLRTDSLVFQIGNPAVQERLAKATGITVENAQQLKQAITALFQHFLSKNAKACAISLPPDFAPVAVDDANFDRLFAQKSRTAEEERLLACAVFWKLAEACREFSLPFDLMIGVNRRVYENGVFQGQDLFDQRTSLLQYRALFNAFPTVKFPVSVLTSGQNQELVAYSWIFPNVIPNGHWWYSNIPAYIGRDLQERLQAVPKTKLIGYYSDAYKLEFVLPKFNMYRRILAQVLAENFVQTGNLNETQAIQLGKRLLRDNTREIFRI; translated from the coding sequence ATGACAAGTTCACAATTGCAACAGGATCTTTATTCTGGATTGTGTGAAATTCCTTTAATCGATCCCCATTCCCATATTGAACCGTTAAGCCCGGTTTCCAGCACCATTGATGATATTCTGGGCTACCACTACTACACAGAACTGTCCCACTCCGCGGGGATGCCACAGGATTATCTGGCGAAAGATTTTCCGAAGGCCGAGCGGGTAGCTCGACTTCTGGAGTATCTTCCACGAATTGATAATACGGCACAATATTCTTGGTTTGTGGAAATTGCAGAAGTTTTTCTGGGCTTATCGAAAGACCAGATCGGTGCCGACAACGCGGCTACAGTATTTCAGACCTCTGTTGAGCGTTTTCAGCACAAAGATTGGGAAAAAACCGTTTTTCAGAAAACTAATCTGGAAAAAATCTTCCTTACCAATGAGTTTGATGATCCACTGGCGGGCTTTGACCCACAGGTGTATGTTCCGTGCTTACGCACGGACAGCCTGGTTTTTCAAATTGGCAATCCTGCTGTGCAGGAACGCCTGGCAAAAGCCACCGGCATCACTGTGGAAAATGCACAGCAGTTGAAACAGGCAATTACAGCGTTATTTCAGCATTTTCTCAGCAAAAATGCGAAAGCATGTGCGATTTCTCTGCCACCTGATTTCGCACCCGTTGCAGTTGATGATGCAAATTTTGATCGGTTGTTTGCCCAGAAAAGCCGCACCGCCGAAGAAGAGCGACTACTTGCATGTGCGGTATTCTGGAAATTGGCAGAGGCTTGCCGCGAATTTTCTTTGCCGTTCGATCTCATGATTGGTGTCAACCGCCGGGTCTATGAAAATGGTGTCTTCCAGGGTCAGGATCTGTTCGATCAACGCACCAGTCTGTTGCAGTACCGTGCGTTATTTAATGCATTTCCCACGGTGAAGTTCCCGGTTTCGGTGCTGACCAGTGGGCAAAATCAGGAGTTGGTTGCTTACTCGTGGATTTTCCCCAACGTTATCCCGAACGGCCACTGGTGGTATTCGAACATCCCCGCTTATATTGGCAGGGACTTGCAGGAACGCCTGCAGGCCGTTCCCAAAACCAAGCTGATCGGGTATTACAGTGATGCCTATAAGTTGGAATTTGTATTACCGAAATTTAATATGTACCGCCGAATTCTGGCTCAGGTTCTGGCTGAAAATTTTGTTCAGACGGGAAATTTGAACGAAACTCAGGCTATTCAACTCGGAAAACGCCTGTTACGGGATAATACCAGAGAAATATTCAGGATTTGA
- a CDS encoding c-type cytochrome, translating to MRTCLIVLCFLPLSYAQGPIAPTEANPPDKEQAMFKLPAGFQVQLVVSEPTIQKPMQMAWDSRGRLFVTCSEEYPYPAKGKAGKDRLMMMHDFGADGKPQKTTIFADQLNIPIGLLPLPDGKTVLVSSIDTEGPQPGCWIYRLTDNNGDGKADQREKLYGPFGIQDTHGMVNSFLLLPDGWVYACHGFSNTSKVKGTDGHEINVHSGNVLRFRPDGSRIEVVSRGQVNPFGLTVDEYFHIYTSDCHSKPITQVIPGAYYDSFGKPHDGTGYGPDMMRHTHQSTGLCGACWYQAPQFPKEYQNNIFLCNVVTNRINRDTISFRGASPVAQEKPDFLVSEDPWFRPVDIKVGPDGALYVADFYNCIIGHYEVPLTHPRRDRQRGRIWRISYAPETAKPVAPPSGIQHLNDQDLDELLGSENLTTRLLATLEMQHRGAKLPPVNPKQKEKPQYHAHRAWLTKEASASLHAHEVAAIHQTVASAVRFNQLDVRFDPLQSAQMKRLIAEQMAKFARTSDLQAVYGEFIASANDPYLHHTCKIALREIIAKNQSTCWEKLTPDQWVRIANLLTISRTKDTAAFAAKLLSNKNLQQADRLALVQHAIDQEIDPQVVFQNLQHATFSSPAEQIAAENTWLIQVQRKKAVIAAPIKEYFQKKLTQLFAQKAVRTNPEICQWVVILQLKQFEQELQNTLQAREYPTEVRLAAASAWYRLVPEDSSSKLAARMSNSSETIPLRVGIAELIGQRDDQREMMLQLVDITPGLLQEAIGLQLCQTIPGTDALLKKIEVGKVSPRLLQNKLVINRIRTHQQAGFEAKISKLTAGLPSLDQRTKNLIVARTQSFAKSQVVAGTGRELFVKNCAICHQVGNEGGKIAPQLDGIGIRGPERLLEDILDPSRNVDHAFRQSRIELDDGTNIVGLIKVDDNKQLVIYDGLGKEYRFEANRIVSKKHSNLSAMPADFDQKISEKDLEQILHYLLSLKASTKN from the coding sequence ATGCGTACCTGTTTGATCGTGCTGTGCTTTCTACCTCTGTCGTACGCACAAGGACCAATTGCCCCTACCGAAGCGAACCCACCTGATAAAGAACAGGCCATGTTCAAACTACCTGCTGGTTTTCAGGTCCAACTTGTTGTAAGCGAACCCACCATTCAGAAGCCGATGCAAATGGCATGGGACAGTCGTGGGCGGCTGTTTGTCACCTGTTCTGAAGAATACCCTTACCCCGCGAAAGGCAAAGCAGGTAAAGATCGTCTGATGATGATGCACGACTTTGGTGCGGATGGCAAACCGCAAAAGACGACAATTTTCGCAGATCAATTGAACATTCCCATTGGCTTGCTGCCGCTGCCTGATGGCAAGACAGTATTGGTCAGCAGCATCGATACGGAAGGACCGCAACCAGGGTGCTGGATCTACCGACTGACTGATAACAACGGTGATGGCAAAGCGGATCAACGGGAAAAACTGTACGGGCCCTTCGGTATTCAGGATACCCACGGAATGGTCAATTCGTTTTTGTTACTCCCGGATGGGTGGGTGTATGCTTGTCATGGTTTTTCCAACACTTCCAAAGTGAAGGGTACCGATGGACACGAGATCAACGTTCACAGCGGCAACGTTCTTCGCTTCAGGCCAGATGGAAGCCGAATTGAAGTGGTTTCTCGAGGTCAGGTAAACCCATTTGGGCTGACAGTTGATGAGTATTTTCACATTTATACGTCGGACTGTCATTCGAAGCCGATTACTCAAGTGATTCCCGGAGCCTATTACGATAGTTTCGGGAAGCCACATGATGGCACTGGCTATGGTCCGGATATGATGCGGCACACCCACCAGTCAACAGGTTTGTGCGGTGCGTGCTGGTATCAGGCACCACAGTTTCCCAAAGAATATCAAAACAACATTTTCCTTTGCAACGTAGTGACCAATCGCATCAATCGAGACACCATTTCATTTCGAGGTGCGTCCCCAGTGGCACAGGAAAAGCCAGATTTTCTGGTCAGTGAAGATCCCTGGTTTCGTCCGGTGGATATCAAAGTGGGTCCGGATGGGGCACTTTACGTTGCAGACTTTTACAACTGCATCATTGGGCATTACGAAGTACCATTAACCCACCCCCGCCGCGACCGTCAACGTGGGCGGATCTGGCGAATCAGTTATGCACCGGAAACAGCCAAACCCGTCGCACCCCCAAGTGGGATCCAACATCTGAATGATCAGGACTTAGACGAACTGTTGGGTTCAGAGAACCTCACCACAAGATTACTGGCAACTCTGGAGATGCAGCACCGAGGGGCAAAATTGCCTCCTGTGAACCCAAAGCAGAAAGAAAAACCCCAGTACCATGCACACCGTGCATGGTTGACAAAAGAAGCGTCTGCATCACTTCATGCCCACGAAGTCGCTGCAATTCATCAAACGGTTGCGAGTGCGGTAAGGTTCAATCAGCTCGATGTTCGATTTGATCCGCTGCAATCAGCACAGATGAAACGGTTGATTGCAGAACAGATGGCAAAATTCGCCAGAACTTCTGATTTACAAGCAGTTTATGGCGAATTCATCGCTTCCGCAAACGACCCTTACCTCCACCACACCTGTAAAATCGCTTTGCGGGAAATAATTGCGAAAAACCAATCCACTTGTTGGGAAAAGCTAACCCCAGATCAGTGGGTCAGAATCGCCAATTTGCTGACGATTTCCAGAACGAAAGATACCGCAGCATTTGCCGCTAAACTTTTGTCTAATAAGAACTTACAGCAGGCAGACCGGCTGGCACTGGTGCAGCACGCTATCGACCAGGAAATTGACCCACAGGTGGTGTTCCAGAATTTACAGCATGCAACATTTTCATCTCCTGCGGAGCAAATTGCTGCAGAAAATACCTGGCTGATTCAGGTGCAACGCAAGAAGGCAGTGATTGCCGCACCGATTAAGGAATATTTTCAGAAAAAATTGACACAACTCTTTGCTCAGAAAGCAGTTCGGACAAATCCGGAAATATGTCAGTGGGTAGTAATTTTGCAATTAAAACAGTTTGAACAGGAACTGCAAAACACTCTTCAGGCTAGGGAATATCCCACAGAAGTTCGATTGGCTGCAGCTTCTGCCTGGTACCGCCTTGTACCAGAGGACAGCAGCTCAAAACTGGCTGCCAGGATGTCAAATTCGTCTGAAACAATCCCACTGCGGGTGGGGATTGCAGAACTGATCGGCCAAAGGGACGATCAGCGGGAAATGATGTTGCAACTGGTTGATATCACCCCGGGCCTGCTTCAGGAAGCGATTGGCCTGCAATTGTGTCAAACGATTCCGGGCACCGATGCCCTACTGAAAAAAATTGAGGTGGGCAAAGTTTCTCCAAGGCTATTGCAGAACAAACTGGTGATCAATCGGATTCGTACGCACCAACAGGCTGGTTTTGAAGCCAAAATCTCGAAATTAACCGCAGGATTACCCAGCCTCGACCAACGAACCAAAAACTTAATCGTGGCCCGCACGCAGAGCTTTGCTAAATCGCAAGTTGTGGCAGGCACAGGCAGAGAATTGTTTGTCAAGAATTGTGCAATCTGCCATCAGGTTGGGAATGAAGGTGGTAAAATTGCCCCGCAATTGGATGGGATTGGGATTCGAGGTCCCGAACGACTTCTCGAAGATATCCTGGATCCTTCACGAAATGTGGACCATGCTTTCCGCCAGTCACGAATCGAATTGGACGATGGCACAAATATCGTAGGATTAATCAAAGTCGACGATAATAAGCAACTGGTTATCTATGATGGACTTGGGAAAGAATATCGCTTTGAAGCAAATCGCATTGTCAGCAAAAAACACTCGAATCTGTCTGCCATGCCAGCCGATTTCGACCAGAAGATCTCAGAGAAAGACCTGGAACAGATTTTGCACTATCTGCTGTCTTTGAAAGCCAGCACTAAAAATTAA
- a CDS encoding tetratricopeptide repeat protein: MRVCSVLGLSVAWIICTMLGASAQDDSPQIIPAKEVTSTDEALRDAQALYGLGLLKHRADHILTAKKILEEALLKDQESLEIRKILVDVYVRLGRNDLALAVARVVMQKEPEDYITCYKYSNLLTQAGDIPEAVRASLRTALLIPVEQRPSEMVRLLDKASERAVVAKMYPEVLSSTARLTQLITTQRKEILTGNGILVGELELILANSWERNGDAQLALKDFRAAIVSFREANDVCKNSKYPDVQAKIARLYWQLAQVALAQESWQQAYQYASLYVDTAPVEPAAYRLKMELLRKLNRERDVLTEARRFAAEHSRVLAAQLVYAEQLSRQQPEFGTSKIYQKEAESIFLRLAGKEPTVQVYQGLFRLYTQQQRQSDIIQLIDAQYQQVEEAKQKIDPLAKAQLAAMLEVLRTDREITKSLLVVAISESQRTTERSMNTIYFLASMAEQTQQLELAERLFRQCLATAAAEKEAMVYSALLSILMKQRKHLEVVLLCETTLNDQRRARNTNKVLFYSNLALAQLELGKFQNALDAIEQAVRISSDTNKVIQSSRKILILSTMGKSTEAIAFGTDLLKKLNQPEQIRTIKSAIAQAYGAAGKHVEAEELLRSILETDPGSALTLNNLGYQLAVQNSRLEEAEELIRKAIQLDNLKRSLADDAPENAAYLDSLAWVLFRRGKLVEADDLLKKALNYPEGKEDPTVWDHFGDVSHHLGRSQQAKTAWETAHELLKDSQKPVDIKHREAIERKLKLLSY; this comes from the coding sequence ATGCGTGTCTGTTCCGTTCTTGGCCTGTCAGTGGCATGGATCATCTGCACAATGTTGGGCGCATCTGCACAGGATGATTCGCCACAAATCATCCCTGCCAAAGAAGTTACATCGACAGATGAAGCTCTCAGAGATGCCCAGGCTCTTTATGGCCTTGGCTTATTGAAGCACCGCGCTGACCACATTCTTACGGCCAAGAAAATACTGGAAGAGGCACTTCTCAAGGATCAGGAATCGCTCGAAATTCGCAAAATTCTGGTTGATGTTTATGTCAGGCTGGGCAGAAACGATTTGGCATTAGCAGTAGCCCGAGTGGTGATGCAAAAAGAACCAGAAGATTATATAACCTGTTACAAATATAGCAACTTACTTACCCAGGCGGGCGATATTCCGGAAGCGGTGCGAGCTTCTCTTCGCACTGCGTTACTGATTCCGGTAGAACAGCGTCCTTCAGAAATGGTGCGTTTATTAGACAAAGCATCCGAGCGTGCGGTAGTTGCAAAAATGTACCCCGAGGTACTTTCCAGCACTGCCCGCCTGACCCAACTGATTACCACCCAACGTAAGGAAATATTAACCGGAAATGGAATTCTGGTGGGTGAACTGGAACTGATTCTGGCAAATTCGTGGGAACGCAATGGCGATGCCCAATTAGCATTGAAGGATTTCCGGGCGGCAATTGTATCCTTTCGCGAAGCGAATGATGTTTGTAAAAACAGCAAATATCCCGATGTTCAGGCAAAAATCGCCAGACTTTACTGGCAACTGGCACAAGTGGCTCTTGCCCAGGAAAGCTGGCAACAAGCCTATCAATACGCCTCTTTATATGTCGACACCGCTCCAGTTGAACCTGCTGCGTACCGCCTGAAGATGGAACTGCTTCGTAAGCTCAATCGGGAACGGGATGTTTTGACAGAAGCCAGGCGATTTGCAGCTGAACATTCCCGAGTGCTTGCCGCACAACTGGTGTATGCGGAGCAGTTATCGCGACAACAACCGGAATTCGGCACCAGTAAAATCTATCAGAAAGAAGCGGAGAGTATTTTTCTTCGCCTGGCTGGAAAAGAGCCCACAGTGCAGGTTTATCAGGGGCTGTTTCGCTTGTACACTCAGCAACAGCGCCAGTCAGATATAATTCAACTGATCGATGCGCAATATCAACAAGTAGAAGAAGCAAAGCAAAAGATCGACCCCCTGGCGAAAGCACAGTTAGCAGCGATGCTGGAAGTGCTACGAACTGATCGGGAAATTACGAAATCCCTGCTTGTAGTGGCTATTTCTGAATCGCAGCGAACCACAGAACGCTCGATGAATACCATCTACTTTCTGGCCTCGATGGCAGAACAGACCCAGCAATTGGAACTTGCTGAACGATTGTTTCGGCAATGTCTGGCTACCGCAGCGGCAGAAAAAGAAGCAATGGTTTACAGTGCCCTGCTTTCGATCTTGATGAAACAGCGAAAACATCTCGAAGTGGTGCTATTGTGCGAAACCACCCTGAACGATCAGCGTCGGGCTCGGAACACCAATAAAGTCTTGTTCTACAGCAACTTAGCGTTGGCACAGTTGGAACTTGGGAAGTTTCAGAATGCATTGGATGCCATCGAACAGGCAGTACGGATTTCATCTGATACGAACAAAGTGATCCAATCCAGTCGTAAAATTCTCATTCTTTCGACCATGGGTAAATCAACGGAAGCAATCGCATTTGGCACTGATTTGTTAAAAAAGCTTAATCAACCAGAGCAAATTCGAACTATCAAGTCTGCTATTGCCCAGGCGTATGGTGCTGCTGGAAAGCATGTTGAGGCGGAAGAGTTATTACGGTCAATCCTGGAAACTGACCCAGGTTCTGCACTGACTCTGAACAATCTCGGTTACCAACTTGCGGTTCAGAACAGCAGGTTGGAAGAAGCCGAAGAACTGATTCGCAAAGCAATTCAACTGGATAATCTTAAACGCTCGTTAGCGGATGATGCACCAGAAAACGCTGCCTACTTAGACAGCCTGGCATGGGTGCTGTTTCGGAGAGGAAAACTGGTTGAAGCAGATGATCTTTTGAAGAAAGCCCTGAACTATCCTGAAGGAAAGGAAGACCCCACAGTGTGGGACCATTTTGGCGACGTTTCTCATCATTTGGGACGTAGTCAGCAAGCAAAAACTGCGTGGGAAACTGCCCACGAACTACTGAAAGATTCTCAAAAACCTGTTGATATCAAACACCGCGAGGCAATCGAACGTAAACTAAAATTGTTAAGTTATTGA